One genomic window of Peromyscus maniculatus bairdii isolate BWxNUB_F1_BW_parent chromosome 2, HU_Pman_BW_mat_3.1, whole genome shotgun sequence includes the following:
- the Psip1 gene encoding PC4 and SFRS1-interacting protein isoform X1 gives MTRDFKPGDLIFAKMKGYPHWPARVDEVPDGAVKPPTNKLPIFFFGTHETAFLGPKDIFPYSENKEKYGKPNKRKGFNEGLWEIDNNPKVKFSSQQASTKQSNASSDVEVEEKETSVSKEDTDHEEKASNEDVTKAVDITTPKAARRGRKRKAEKQVETEEAGMVATATASANLKASPKRGRPAATEVKIPKPRGRPKVVKQPCASESDMVIDEDKGKKKGPEEKQPKKQLKKEEEGQKEEDKPRKEPDKKEGKKEVDSKRKNLAKPGVTSTSDSEDEDDQEGEKKRKGGRNFQSAHRRNMLKGQHEKEAAERKRKQEEQMETEQQNKDEGKKPEVKKVEKKRETSMDSRLQRIHAEIKNSLKIDNLDVNRCIEALDELASLQVTMQQAQKHTEMITTLKKIRRFKVSQVIMEKSTMLYNKFKNMFLVGEGDSVITQVLNKSLAEQRQHEEANKTKDQGKKGPNKKLEKEQTGSKTLNGGSDTQDSSHPQHNGDSNEDSKDSHEASSKKKSPGEEREAELSLKESPLDN, from the exons ATGACTCGCGATTTCAAACCTGGAGACCTCATCTTCGCCAAGATGAAAGGTTATCCTCATTGGCCAGCTCGA GTAGATGAAGTTCCTGATGGAGCCGTGAAACCACCCACAAACAAactacccattttcttttttggaacTCATGAGAC TGCTTTTTTAGGACCAAAGGACATCTTTCCTTACtcagaaaataaggaaaagtaTGGCAAACCAAATAAACGAAAAGGTTTTAATGAAGGATTATGGGAGATAGATAACAATCCGAAAGTGAAATTTTCAAGTCAACAG GCATCAACTAAACAGTCCAATGCATCATCTGATGTTGAagttgaagaaaaagaaactagtgTTTCAAAGGAAGATACTGATCATGAAGAAAAAGCCAGCAATGAA gATGTGACTAAAGCAGTTGACATAACCACTCCAAAAGCTGCCAGgcgaggaagaaagagaaag GCTGAAAAACAAGTGGAAACTGAAGAAGCAGGAATGGTGGCTACAGCAACAGCTTCTGCTAACTTGAAAGCAAGTCCTAAGAGAGGACGACCTGCAG CGACTGAAGTCAAGATTCCAAAACCAAGAGGCAGACCTAAGGTGGTAAAACAGCCTTGTGCTTCAGAGAGTGACAt GGTTATTGATgaagacaaagggaaaaaaaaggggcCAGAGGAAAAACAACCTAAAAAGCAgcttaaaaaggaagaagaaggtcaAAAGGAAGAGGATAAGCCCAGAAAAGAACCAGAtaagaaagaggggaagaaagaagtgGACTCTAAACGGAAAAATTTAGCTAAACCAGGGGTTACATCAACCTCTGATTCCGAAGATGAAGACGATCAAGAAGGTGAAAAG aagaggaagggtggaagaAACTTCCAGAGTGCTCACAGGAGGAACATGCTGAAAGGCCAACATGAGAAAGAAGCCGCAGAACGGAAACGCAAGCAAGAGGAACAAATGGAAActgagca GCAGAataaagatgaaggaaagaagcCAGAAGTTAAGAAAGTGGAGAAGAAGCGAG AAACATCAATGGATTCTCGACTTCAAAGGATACatgctgaaataaaaaattcACTCAAAATTGATAATCTA GATGTGAACAGATGCATTGAGGCACTGGATGAACTTGCTTCACTTCAGGTAACAATGCAACAAGctcagaaacacacagagatgatCACAACCCTGAAGAAA ATACGGCGGTTCAAAGTTAGTCAAGTTATCATGGAAAAGTCCACAATGTTATATAACAAGTTTAAGAATATGTTTTTGGTTGGTGAAGGGGATTCAGTCATCACCCAAGTGCTGAACAAATCTCTTGCTGAACAAAGACAGCATGAGGAAGCAAATAAAACCAAAGACCAAGGAAAGAAAGGGCCAAACAAAAAGCTAGAAAAAGAACAAACCG GTTCAAAGACCTTAAATGGAGGATCTGACACTCAAGACAGTAGTCATCCGCAACACAATGGTGACAGTAATGAAGACAGCAAAGACAGCCATGAGGCCAGCAGTAAGAAAAA GTCCCccggagaagagagagaggctgaaCTATCTCTGAAGGAGTCACCACTTGATAACTAG
- the Psip1 gene encoding PC4 and SFRS1-interacting protein isoform X2, translated as MTRDFKPGDLIFAKMKGYPHWPARVDEVPDGAVKPPTNKLPIFFFGTHETAFLGPKDIFPYSENKEKYGKPNKRKGFNEGLWEIDNNPKVKFSSQQASTKQSNASSDVEVEEKETSVSKEDTDHEEKASNEDVTKAVDITTPKAARRGRKRKAEKQVETEEAGMVATATASANLKASPKRGRPAATEVKIPKPRGRPKVVKQPCASESDMVIDEDKGKKKGPEEKQPKKQLKKEEEGQKEEDKPRKEPDKKEGKKEVDSKRKNLAKPGVTSTSDSEDEDDQEGEKKRKGGRNFQSAHRRNMLKGQHEKEAAERKRKQEEQMETEHINPVTEKRIQVEHTSDEDLETDSLD; from the exons ATGACTCGCGATTTCAAACCTGGAGACCTCATCTTCGCCAAGATGAAAGGTTATCCTCATTGGCCAGCTCGA GTAGATGAAGTTCCTGATGGAGCCGTGAAACCACCCACAAACAAactacccattttcttttttggaacTCATGAGAC TGCTTTTTTAGGACCAAAGGACATCTTTCCTTACtcagaaaataaggaaaagtaTGGCAAACCAAATAAACGAAAAGGTTTTAATGAAGGATTATGGGAGATAGATAACAATCCGAAAGTGAAATTTTCAAGTCAACAG GCATCAACTAAACAGTCCAATGCATCATCTGATGTTGAagttgaagaaaaagaaactagtgTTTCAAAGGAAGATACTGATCATGAAGAAAAAGCCAGCAATGAA gATGTGACTAAAGCAGTTGACATAACCACTCCAAAAGCTGCCAGgcgaggaagaaagagaaag GCTGAAAAACAAGTGGAAACTGAAGAAGCAGGAATGGTGGCTACAGCAACAGCTTCTGCTAACTTGAAAGCAAGTCCTAAGAGAGGACGACCTGCAG CGACTGAAGTCAAGATTCCAAAACCAAGAGGCAGACCTAAGGTGGTAAAACAGCCTTGTGCTTCAGAGAGTGACAt GGTTATTGATgaagacaaagggaaaaaaaaggggcCAGAGGAAAAACAACCTAAAAAGCAgcttaaaaaggaagaagaaggtcaAAAGGAAGAGGATAAGCCCAGAAAAGAACCAGAtaagaaagaggggaagaaagaagtgGACTCTAAACGGAAAAATTTAGCTAAACCAGGGGTTACATCAACCTCTGATTCCGAAGATGAAGACGATCAAGAAGGTGAAAAG aagaggaagggtggaagaAACTTCCAGAGTGCTCACAGGAGGAACATGCTGAAAGGCCAACATGAGAAAGAAGCCGCAGAACGGAAACGCAAGCAAGAGGAACAAATGGAAActgagca CATTAATCCAGTAACTGAAAAGAGAATACAAGTGGAGCATACAAGCGATGAAGATCTTGAGACAGACTCATTGGACTGA
- the Psip1 gene encoding PC4 and SFRS1-interacting protein isoform X3 — protein sequence MTRDFKPGDLIFAKMKGYPHWPARVDEVPDGAVKPPTNKLPIFFFGTHETAFLGPKDIFPYSENKEKYGKPNKRKGFNEGLWEIDNNPKVKFSSQQASTKQSNASSDVEVEEKETSVSKEDTDHEEKASNEDVTKAVDITTPKAARRGRKRKAEKQVETEEAGMVATATASANLKASPKRGRPAATEVKIPKPRGRPKVVKQPCASESDMVIDEDKGKKKGPEEKQPKKQLKKEEEGQKEEDKPRKEPDKKEGKKEVDSKRKNLAKPGVTSTSDSEDEDDQEGEKKRKGGRNFQSAHRRNMLKGQHEKEAAERKRKQEEQMETEHQTTCNLQ from the exons ATGACTCGCGATTTCAAACCTGGAGACCTCATCTTCGCCAAGATGAAAGGTTATCCTCATTGGCCAGCTCGA GTAGATGAAGTTCCTGATGGAGCCGTGAAACCACCCACAAACAAactacccattttcttttttggaacTCATGAGAC TGCTTTTTTAGGACCAAAGGACATCTTTCCTTACtcagaaaataaggaaaagtaTGGCAAACCAAATAAACGAAAAGGTTTTAATGAAGGATTATGGGAGATAGATAACAATCCGAAAGTGAAATTTTCAAGTCAACAG GCATCAACTAAACAGTCCAATGCATCATCTGATGTTGAagttgaagaaaaagaaactagtgTTTCAAAGGAAGATACTGATCATGAAGAAAAAGCCAGCAATGAA gATGTGACTAAAGCAGTTGACATAACCACTCCAAAAGCTGCCAGgcgaggaagaaagagaaag GCTGAAAAACAAGTGGAAACTGAAGAAGCAGGAATGGTGGCTACAGCAACAGCTTCTGCTAACTTGAAAGCAAGTCCTAAGAGAGGACGACCTGCAG CGACTGAAGTCAAGATTCCAAAACCAAGAGGCAGACCTAAGGTGGTAAAACAGCCTTGTGCTTCAGAGAGTGACAt GGTTATTGATgaagacaaagggaaaaaaaaggggcCAGAGGAAAAACAACCTAAAAAGCAgcttaaaaaggaagaagaaggtcaAAAGGAAGAGGATAAGCCCAGAAAAGAACCAGAtaagaaagaggggaagaaagaagtgGACTCTAAACGGAAAAATTTAGCTAAACCAGGGGTTACATCAACCTCTGATTCCGAAGATGAAGACGATCAAGAAGGTGAAAAG aagaggaagggtggaagaAACTTCCAGAGTGCTCACAGGAGGAACATGCTGAAAGGCCAACATGAGAAAGAAGCCGCAGAACGGAAACGCAAGCAAGAGGAACAAATGGAAActgagca CCAAACAACATGTAatctacagtaa
- the Psip1 gene encoding PC4 and SFRS1-interacting protein isoform X4 yields the protein MTRDFKPGDLIFAKMKGYPHWPARVDEVPDGAVKPPTNKLPIFFFGTHETAFLGPKDIFPYSENKEKYGKPNKRKGFNEGLWEIDNNPKVKFSSQQASTKQSNASSDVEVEEKETSVSKEDTDHEEKASNEDVTKAVDITTPKAARRGRKRKAEKQVETEEAGMVATATASANLKASPKRGRPAATEVKIPKPRGRPKVVKQPCASESDMVIDEDKGKKKGPEEKQPKKQLKKEEEGQKEEDKPRKEPDKKEGKKEVDSKRKNLAKPGVTSTSDSEDEDDQEGEKKRKGGRNFQSAHRRNMLKGQHEKEAAERKRKQEEQMETEHFAL from the exons ATGACTCGCGATTTCAAACCTGGAGACCTCATCTTCGCCAAGATGAAAGGTTATCCTCATTGGCCAGCTCGA GTAGATGAAGTTCCTGATGGAGCCGTGAAACCACCCACAAACAAactacccattttcttttttggaacTCATGAGAC TGCTTTTTTAGGACCAAAGGACATCTTTCCTTACtcagaaaataaggaaaagtaTGGCAAACCAAATAAACGAAAAGGTTTTAATGAAGGATTATGGGAGATAGATAACAATCCGAAAGTGAAATTTTCAAGTCAACAG GCATCAACTAAACAGTCCAATGCATCATCTGATGTTGAagttgaagaaaaagaaactagtgTTTCAAAGGAAGATACTGATCATGAAGAAAAAGCCAGCAATGAA gATGTGACTAAAGCAGTTGACATAACCACTCCAAAAGCTGCCAGgcgaggaagaaagagaaag GCTGAAAAACAAGTGGAAACTGAAGAAGCAGGAATGGTGGCTACAGCAACAGCTTCTGCTAACTTGAAAGCAAGTCCTAAGAGAGGACGACCTGCAG CGACTGAAGTCAAGATTCCAAAACCAAGAGGCAGACCTAAGGTGGTAAAACAGCCTTGTGCTTCAGAGAGTGACAt GGTTATTGATgaagacaaagggaaaaaaaaggggcCAGAGGAAAAACAACCTAAAAAGCAgcttaaaaaggaagaagaaggtcaAAAGGAAGAGGATAAGCCCAGAAAAGAACCAGAtaagaaagaggggaagaaagaagtgGACTCTAAACGGAAAAATTTAGCTAAACCAGGGGTTACATCAACCTCTGATTCCGAAGATGAAGACGATCAAGAAGGTGAAAAG aagaggaagggtggaagaAACTTCCAGAGTGCTCACAGGAGGAACATGCTGAAAGGCCAACATGAGAAAGAAGCCGCAGAACGGAAACGCAAGCAAGAGGAACAAATGGAAActgagca TTTTGCTCTGTAA